The Pseudophryne corroboree isolate aPseCor3 chromosome 2, aPseCor3.hap2, whole genome shotgun sequence genome has a segment encoding these proteins:
- the LOC134987746 gene encoding putative nuclease HARBI1 isoform X1, with protein MPLDVGALDVVKRQFAEGGSRFPHVIGVVDGTHVAIQPPKHNEEIFRNRKLFHSLNVMVVCGPSLQILSLNAKFTGSSHDAYVIRQSGIWHRLRSSQRADMWLLGDRGYPCTPWLMTPYRNPRPGPQTAFNSALTATRQLVERTIGVLKGRFRVLHRTGGDIMYSPEMASKIVVLCAILHNIAVRSSVELPQTEELPDEEPGVVRHFGGGSVTRRVSQVRASIVAEFFRTTTTASTT; from the exons atgcctttggatgttggtgccctagatgtggtgaagcggcaatttgcggaaggtggtagtcgcttcccacatgttattggggttgtggatggcacacatgtagctattcagccaccaaaacataatgaagaaatttttagaaacaggaaactgtttcattctctgaatgtaatggttgtttgtgggccatccctccagatcctttccctgaacgctaagtttactggaagttcccatgatgcgtatgtcattagacaatcagggatatggcacagattaagatcaagtcaacgagcagacatgtggttattgg gagaccgtggatatccttgcaccccctggctcatgactccttaccgtaatcccaggccaggaccacagacggcatttaactccgcgcttactgccactaggcagctggtggagcgcacaattggggtccttaaagggcggtttcgtgtgctccaccgcactggtggcgacatcatgtattcgccggagatggcaagtaaaatagtggtcctgtgcgctatactccacaatatcgcggtaaggagtagcgtagagcttcctcagacagaggaattgcctgatgaggagccaggggttgtccgacacttcggtggggggagtgttacaaggagggtgagccaagtcagggcaagcattgttgctgaatttttcag gacgaccacaacggcaagcaccacatga
- the LOC134987746 gene encoding putative nuclease HARBI1 isoform X2 gives MPLDVGALDVVKRQFAEGGSRFPHVIGVVDGTHVAIQPPKHNEEIFRNRKLFHSLNVMVVCGPSLQILSLNAKFTGSSHDAYVIRQSGIWHRLRSSQRADMWLLGDRGYPCTPWLMTPYRNPRPGPQTAFNSALTATRQLVERTIGVLKGRFRVLHRTGGDIMYSPEMASKIVVLCAILHNIAVRSSVELPQTEELPDEEPGVVRHFGGGSVTRRVSQVRASIVAEFFS, from the exons atgcctttggatgttggtgccctagatgtggtgaagcggcaatttgcggaaggtggtagtcgcttcccacatgttattggggttgtggatggcacacatgtagctattcagccaccaaaacataatgaagaaatttttagaaacaggaaactgtttcattctctgaatgtaatggttgtttgtgggccatccctccagatcctttccctgaacgctaagtttactggaagttcccatgatgcgtatgtcattagacaatcagggatatggcacagattaagatcaagtcaacgagcagacatgtggttattgg gagaccgtggatatccttgcaccccctggctcatgactccttaccgtaatcccaggccaggaccacagacggcatttaactccgcgcttactgccactaggcagctggtggagcgcacaattggggtccttaaagggcggtttcgtgtgctccaccgcactggtggcgacatcatgtattcgccggagatggcaagtaaaatagtggtcctgtgcgctatactccacaatatcgcggtaaggagtagcgtagagcttcctcagacagaggaattgcctgatgaggagccaggggttgtccgacacttcggtggggggagtgttacaaggagggtgagccaagtcagggcaagcattgttgctgaatttttcag ctga